Proteins found in one Flavobacteriales bacterium genomic segment:
- a CDS encoding cytochrome-c peroxidase, with translation MQKTIFSLLFSISFLLISCEKDSEPIKNSNDKTSYILQLGHIPAPKLPEDNPLTKEGVALGRKLFYEKALSLDNSISCASCHTQAFAFSDTNKFSIGVGGLKGKRQAMAIVNLAWNDNDFFWDGRAHLLRDQALMPIEDPLEMQETLERVIQKLKDKPEYLKDFKKAFDSEDITEEKISLALEQFMFTLVSYQSKYDQVQNKQAQFTPSEERGRKLFFNPIDHDKPNESGAFCVKCHGGPNFTNNQYMNNGLDDISQMTDVGRFKVTDNQFDFGSFRVPTLRNIAVTEPYMHDGRFQTLEEVIDHYDHGVQKSPSLDLGLLFVQNSGGLKLSVQQKKDLIAFLNTLTDTQFLKDKKFSDPF, from the coding sequence ATGCAAAAAACAATATTTTCACTGTTATTCTCTATATCTTTCCTCTTAATATCTTGTGAAAAAGATTCAGAGCCCATTAAGAATTCAAATGATAAAACTTCTTATATTCTTCAACTAGGGCACATACCAGCGCCGAAGCTTCCAGAGGACAATCCTCTAACAAAGGAAGGTGTTGCACTGGGGAGAAAACTGTTTTATGAAAAAGCACTGAGTTTAGATAATTCTATTTCTTGTGCTTCTTGTCATACGCAGGCATTTGCATTTAGCGATACCAATAAATTTTCTATTGGAGTTGGAGGATTAAAAGGAAAAAGACAAGCAATGGCGATTGTTAATTTGGCTTGGAATGACAATGATTTTTTTTGGGACGGAAGAGCTCATTTACTAAGAGATCAAGCATTAATGCCTATAGAAGATCCGCTTGAGATGCAAGAAACATTAGAAAGGGTTATTCAAAAATTAAAAGACAAACCAGAGTATTTAAAGGATTTTAAGAAAGCATTCGATTCAGAAGATATCACAGAGGAAAAGATTTCATTAGCACTTGAGCAGTTTATGTTTACATTGGTTTCTTACCAAAGTAAATATGATCAAGTACAAAACAAACAAGCTCAATTTACCCCATCTGAAGAAAGAGGTAGGAAGTTGTTCTTTAATCCAATAGATCATGATAAACCCAATGAGTCTGGAGCTTTTTGTGTAAAGTGTCATGGAGGTCCAAACTTTACCAACAACCAATATATGAATAATGGACTGGATGATATAAGTCAAATGACCGATGTTGGACGGTTTAAAGTAACGGATAATCAGTTTGATTTTGGGAGTTTTAGAGTTCCAACTTTAAGGAATATTGCCGTTACAGAACCTTATATGCACGACGGCCGTTTTCAAACTTTGGAAGAAGTAATTGATCACTATGATCATGGAGTCCAAAAATCTCCAAGTTTAGATTTAGGTTTGTTGTTTGTTCAAAATAGTGGAGGTTTAAAGCTTAGTGTTCAACAGAAAAAGGATTTAATTGCATTTCTTAATACATTGACTGATACACAGTTTCTGAAAGATAAAAAATTCTCAGATCCTTTTTAA
- a CDS encoding alpha/beta hydrolase, giving the protein MKLKSQILPATFQGQKPILFDLYHGNSQNLVIFCHGYKGYKDWGAWHLVADYFYEHGISFLKFNFSHNGGTVNQPIDFPDLDAFAENNYSIEMEDLSRVIEYSNENGYQNIHLIGHSRGGAIVLQAALEQKIQSVTTWNAVHSFDRFPKGEKFEKWKKNGVFTVLNGRTKQEMPHNFQFFEDYQRNLKRFSLHNNLSLLQCPLLICHAELDPAVSVQSAYKIERFVNNSILVEKFILSGSDHVFGSKHPWEQSSLPSDLEIICRKTIEFINQ; this is encoded by the coding sequence ATGAAACTCAAGAGTCAAATTCTTCCAGCTACTTTTCAGGGGCAAAAACCAATTTTATTTGATTTGTACCATGGCAATTCTCAGAATTTGGTAATTTTTTGCCATGGCTATAAGGGGTATAAAGACTGGGGAGCTTGGCACTTGGTCGCCGATTATTTTTATGAGCATGGAATAAGTTTCTTGAAATTCAATTTCTCTCACAATGGAGGAACTGTCAATCAGCCAATAGATTTTCCAGATTTAGACGCTTTTGCCGAGAATAATTATTCTATTGAAATGGAGGATTTGAGCAGAGTGATAGAGTATTCAAATGAAAATGGATATCAAAATATTCATTTGATTGGGCATAGTAGAGGAGGAGCGATCGTTCTTCAAGCGGCTTTGGAACAGAAAATCCAGTCGGTTACCACATGGAATGCCGTTCATAGTTTTGATAGATTTCCTAAAGGTGAAAAGTTTGAAAAATGGAAGAAAAATGGTGTATTCACTGTTCTTAATGGTAGAACGAAGCAAGAAATGCCTCATAATTTTCAATTTTTTGAAGATTATCAAAGGAATTTAAAAAGATTCTCTTTGCACAATAATTTATCTCTGTTACAATGTCCTTTGTTAATATGTCATGCTGAATTAGATCCTGCTGTTTCTGTTCAATCTGCATATAAAATTGAGCGTTTTGTGAATAATTCAATATTAGTGGAGAAATTTATTCTTTCAGGATCAGACCATGTTTTTGGATCTAAACATCCTTGGGAGCAATCTAGTTTACCTTCAGATTTGGAGATTATTTGTAGAAAAACTATTGAGTTTATTAATCAATAA